GACGATCTTCTTGAAATCTTCATCACTCACTTGATTGGGAACATCCGTCGCGATGGGGGCATTATCAGCCAACTCAATCCTCGGGACACTGATCGTATGGGGGCCACACCCGAATACTTCCTCAAGATGACGGGCGTGCTCCATAAGAGCAAGCACTTCAAAACGATAATCGGCAAGGCCGAAGAGTACACCGAGTCCCACATCGCTAATACCAGCTTCCATGGCCCTGTCGAAAACCATCACCCTATTGTCGTAATCGGCCTTCGGGGTGCCTGCGGGATGATAGCTTTTGTAAAGGACCGGGTCGTAGGTCTCCTGAAAACATACATACGTACCTATTTTTTCATTTTTCAGCTTCACAAAATCCTCAATCGGCATAGGGGCCAACTCCACGTTGATCCTGCGGATGTAACTGGTCCCCTCCCTCACTGAATAGGCGGTATGTATTGCCTCACACATGTAATCAGTATTATTCCTCGGCGATTCGCCACAGATAAGCAGGATCCTTTTATGCCCCTCCTTCAGGAGTGATGCGACCTCACCGGCGATTTCTGGCATGGTGAGGACCTTACGTCGGAGTGTCTTGTTGTCCCGCCGGAACGCACAGTAAAGACAATTGTTCACACATACATTGCCCGTGTAAATAGGAGCGAAAAAAACAAGACGTTTCCCGTAAATATGCTCCTTTACGACCTTTGCCGCTTCCATTATCCGACGGATACCCTCTCTGTCCTGCACCCTCAGAAGACTTGCGGTTTCTTTGAGGTTCAATCCCTTAAATTTTAAGGCTTTATTGAGAATAGCACTCAAGGAGCTTTCTGTCGGAATTTTCTCTTCAATGAGGCTGTACAGTTTATCCCTGTCAATAAAAGGTTTCCCTTTTTCATTATAAGTCATGTCCATTCTCCTTATATTTCGTGAGAATAGACTTTACCTCAACACCTTCAAGTTTGCCAATTTTACCTGTAAGGGCGTTAATCTGATCCATGTTACCCTCGACTACAAGAGAGATTATGTTGACCCCCCTGTCTCGTAAAGGTATCCCTTGCCGCCCCAGAATAAGCTCCGAATACTCGGAGAGAAGGAAATTGATCTTCGAAACTGCCCATTTACTCAATATGAGGATAACTACTGCTCCAAGTCGCTTTTCTATCGGACTTCTCCTCTAGATCAGAATTAAATTGACACTTCGAAAGAGATAAAATCTGTTTCTCAGTCTAATTATATAATAAGACAGAAAAACTGAAAAGGCAAGGAAGAACACCCCCTCTTCCCCCACCGCTCCTCCCCACCCCAACAATCCCCTGACTCCTGTGGATAGAGATGAGAACACTCGATAGTAACACCAGATTCCATCATCAGCGATGGTAAGCCAATTATACTTACTACCACAGAACCTCATTTCCTGACAGGTATCAGGAAGAGAATTCTGGATAACCTCTCCCTCTTTTTAGGTCTTACCATCCTAAGCTCCCGCGAGATTATAGCGTGGGGAGGGAAGAGCCAAAGAGAGCAATGGAGATTTAGCAGAATAGGTATAGACAAGGAGTGGTATTCATCACGCTATAATTATAGCGTGAATACAAATAGTGTAGCGAAGAGGCGAACCCAAAACATCAAAGGCGTGGACTACTA
This Syntrophobacterales bacterium DNA region includes the following protein-coding sequences:
- the hydG gene encoding [FeFe] hydrogenase H-cluster radical SAM maturase HydG, whose product is MTYNEKGKPFIDRDKLYSLIEEKIPTESSLSAILNKALKFKGLNLKETASLLRVQDREGIRRIMEAAKVVKEHIYGKRLVFFAPIYTGNVCVNNCLYCAFRRDNKTLRRKVLTMPEIAGEVASLLKEGHKRILLICGESPRNNTDYMCEAIHTAYSVREGTSYIRRINVELAPMPIEDFVKLKNEKIGTYVCFQETYDPVLYKSYHPAGTPKADYDNRVMVFDRAMEAGISDVGLGVLFGLADYRFEVLALMEHARHLEEVFGCGPHTISVPRIELADNAPIATDVPNQVSDEDFKKIVSIIRIALPYTGIILSTRENEEMRTEVFNYGVSQISAGSRTNPGAYSEGNEDTGSQFSLGDHRSLDQVISTIVDKGYIPSFCTGCYRKGRVGNDFMDLAKPGLIKEFCMPNAVFTFKEYLMDFASPPTKEKGLILIEKIVSDIEKKSLKDKMSHALDEIEEGKRDLYF
- a CDS encoding iron-only hydrogenase system regulator; amino-acid sequence: MEKRLGAVVILILSKWAVSKINFLLSEYSELILGRQGIPLRDRGVNIISLVVEGNMDQINALTGKIGKLEGVEVKSILTKYKENGHDL